From the genome of Fusobacterium varium, one region includes:
- a CDS encoding addiction module antitoxin, RelB/DinJ family codes for MGVTTINIQLNDEDKKIFNEICNELGLNMSTAFNMFVKSMIRTGGLPFEVKINNFNAETIKALKETNDILTGKISRPVYKTTKEIFEALDKED; via the coding sequence ATGGGAGTAACTACTATCAACATACAATTAAATGATGAAGATAAAAAAATATTTAATGAAATATGTAATGAACTAGGTTTAAATATGTCTACTGCCTTTAATATGTTTGTAAAATCAATGATTAGAACTGGTGGTTTACCTTTTGAGGTAAAAATAAATAATTTTAATGCTGAAACAATAAAAGCACTGAAGGAAACAAATGATATTCTAACTGGCAAAATATCACGTCCTGTTTATAAAACCACAAAAGAGATTTTTGAGGCTCTCGACAAGGAGGACTAA
- a CDS encoding 24 kDa outer membrane protein precursor, with protein MKKIITLLSAFVLCSSLSLAKSENKFQIGAGVGVTNHFFKGDSITYPIPVLDVRYDDFYIAGITMGYDMYSEDDFTLSLFVNPFDGFPIKGSKLDHGYRTIDDRKPQVSLGMVLSYNLNFYDMTALVAFSGGERGLKGSARIIKPYRVTDNFTLIPSFGASIYSSNYADYYFGIDSNELGGKITDTYSPDTAYSLGLSLAAEYYLNDKITLLAFLSADRFSSEIGDSPIIDSNKLIMVGVGAKYSF; from the coding sequence ATGAAGAAAATAATTACTTTACTTTCTGCTTTTGTCTTATGTTCATCATTAAGCTTAGCTAAAAGTGAAAATAAATTTCAAATTGGTGCTGGTGTAGGTGTCACTAATCACTTTTTCAAAGGGGATTCAATCACTTACCCGATTCCTGTTTTAGATGTCAGATATGATGATTTTTATATAGCTGGAATAACTATGGGATATGATATGTACAGTGAAGACGACTTTACTCTATCTCTATTTGTAAACCCTTTTGATGGTTTTCCTATAAAAGGAAGTAAACTGGATCATGGATATAGAACTATTGATGATAGAAAACCTCAAGTTTCTCTTGGAATGGTATTGTCATATAACTTAAATTTCTATGATATGACTGCTTTAGTTGCTTTTTCTGGTGGAGAAAGAGGCTTAAAAGGAAGTGCCCGTATAATCAAACCTTATAGAGTTACTGATAACTTTACATTAATTCCATCATTTGGAGCAAGCATTTATTCATCTAATTATGCTGATTACTACTTTGGAATAGACAGCAACGAATTAGGAGGAAAAATAACTGATACTTATTCACCAGATACTGCTTACTCTTTAGGACTTAGCTTAGCTGCTGAATATTACCTGAATGACAAAATTACACTTTTAGCTTTTCTATCTGCTGATAGATTCTCATCAGAAATTGGTGATTCTCCTATCATAGATAGCAATAAACTTATCATGGTTGGAGTTGGAGCTAAATATTCATTTTAA
- the pgaB_1 gene encoding Poly-beta-1,6-N-acetyl-D-glucosamine N-deacetylase precursor: protein MNILMALSQLEVTGAEVYGVTLSDELIKRGNNVIIVSDTLTKESKAKYIKLEFNKRGLSERINQIKTLLKIIKENDIHIVHAHSRASSWSSQIACKIVGIPLITTTHGRQPVHLSRKIFKAFGDLTIPVCENIQTHLINELGVSPKNTVVLRNPINTIEYPFATQKKDESKKILSIIGRLSGPKGEVAYKLLEILSDMKNLEIRLIGGKDIPEKFQKFFKNKNIKFMGYVNDVPEKIKESDIIVGAGRVAVEGILSGKPVIAIGEAKYIGLITNNNLSDALASNFGDIEFSNSENFNWNLLKNDVESAFTLTKKELFSLRENVEKEFDLNIITDKIEKIYARLYVLKRKYDIPVIMYHRVVNDESEGGVHGTYITAKKFDEHMRYLTEHNYHPITFKELLKINYRNRFNNGKKYVILTFDDGYEDNYKIAFPILKKYEFNCIIYLVSHLNYNKWDVEVPENPEKKFPLMTWDMIKEMQEYGIEFGGHTMTHQKLAHIPFEQAKEEITKSTQYLEEKLGEKLVCFAYPYGDLNEQVKEFVRNSGYSFAVATDSGDLSFSEDLFQIRRIGIFPTNNMLSFKRKVHGNYNFIKLRREQKSSKS from the coding sequence ATGAATATTCTTATGGCGCTTTCTCAGTTAGAAGTTACTGGAGCAGAGGTTTATGGTGTTACTCTTAGTGATGAACTTATTAAGAGAGGAAATAATGTAATTATAGTTTCAGACACTCTCACAAAAGAAAGCAAAGCAAAATATATAAAATTAGAATTTAATAAAAGAGGACTTAGCGAACGTATAAATCAAATAAAAACTCTTTTAAAAATAATAAAAGAAAATGATATACACATAGTTCATGCACATTCAAGAGCTTCTTCGTGGAGTTCTCAGATTGCATGTAAAATTGTTGGCATACCTCTTATCACTACTACACATGGAAGGCAGCCAGTACATTTGAGCAGAAAAATATTTAAAGCATTTGGTGATTTAACTATTCCAGTATGTGAAAATATTCAAACACATTTGATAAATGAACTTGGGGTTTCCCCTAAAAATACTGTAGTATTAAGAAATCCTATCAATACTATAGAATATCCTTTTGCTACTCAAAAAAAAGATGAAAGCAAAAAAATTCTTTCTATAATAGGAAGACTTTCTGGTCCTAAAGGAGAAGTGGCTTATAAATTACTGGAAATACTTTCTGACATGAAAAATCTGGAAATAAGATTGATTGGTGGAAAGGATATTCCTGAAAAATTTCAAAAATTCTTTAAAAACAAAAATATAAAATTTATGGGATATGTAAATGATGTTCCTGAAAAAATAAAAGAATCAGATATTATTGTAGGAGCTGGGAGAGTGGCAGTTGAAGGAATCTTATCTGGAAAACCTGTCATAGCTATTGGTGAAGCAAAATATATTGGACTTATTACTAATAATAATCTATCTGATGCACTTGCTTCAAATTTTGGGGATATAGAATTTTCAAATTCTGAAAATTTTAACTGGAATCTTCTTAAAAATGATGTAGAATCAGCTTTCACACTTACCAAAAAAGAATTATTCAGTTTAAGGGAAAATGTAGAAAAAGAATTTGATTTGAATATAATCACTGATAAAATTGAAAAAATATATGCTCGATTATATGTTCTTAAAAGAAAATATGATATTCCTGTAATCATGTACCACAGAGTAGTTAATGATGAAAGTGAAGGTGGAGTTCATGGAACATATATTACTGCAAAGAAATTTGATGAACATATGCGTTATCTTACAGAACATAATTATCACCCTATAACTTTCAAAGAGCTCCTAAAGATAAATTATAGAAATAGATTTAACAATGGGAAAAAATATGTTATACTTACCTTTGATGACGGTTATGAAGATAATTACAAAATTGCATTTCCCATCTTGAAAAAATATGAATTTAATTGTATTATATATTTAGTATCACACTTAAATTATAATAAATGGGACGTCGAAGTTCCTGAAAATCCTGAAAAAAAATTCCCACTTATGACATGGGATATGATAAAGGAAATGCAGGAATATGGTATAGAATTTGGTGGACACACTATGACGCATCAAAAGCTTGCCCATATACCTTTTGAACAAGCGAAAGAAGAGATAACTAAATCTACTCAATACTTAGAAGAAAAGTTAGGAGAAAAACTTGTATGTTTTGCATATCCTTATGGAGATCTTAATGAACAGGTTAAAGAATTTGTTAGAAATTCTGGGTACTCTTTTGCTGTAGCAACTGATTCAGGAGATTTATCTTTTTCTGAAGATTTATTTCAAATCAGAAGAATTGGTATTTTTCCTACAAATAATATGTTGAGTTTTAAAAGAAAAGTACATGGAAATTATAATTTTATCAAACTTAGAAGAGAACAGAAATCCTCTAAGTCCTAA
- a CDS encoding Aminopeptidase T produces MDQRIEKLAKNLISHSCRIKKGEKVLIESFGEASKNLVRALIKETYAAGGYPFVTNKDQAILRELLKGCSTEQIEMMAKYELERMKDMDAYIAIRGTDNSTELSDVPADKMKIYSEYFTNPVHLKERVNNTKWVVLRYPNNSMAQLAGTSLEAFEDFYFDVCCLDYSKMEKAMESLSILLNKTDKVRIKGNGTDISFSIKNIPNVKCYGLRNIPDGEVYTAPVKDSVNGIISYNTPSNYQGFTFENVTFEFKDGKIIKATSNDNEKINQILDTDEGARYIGEFAIGVNPYVLKPMKDTLFDEKIAGSIHFTPGQAYKAADNGNKSSIHWDLVLIQREEWGGGEIWFDDVLIRKDGIFVLDELKVLNPENLK; encoded by the coding sequence GTGGATCAAAGAATTGAAAAATTAGCAAAAAATCTTATCAGCCATTCTTGTAGAATAAAAAAAGGTGAAAAAGTTTTAATAGAATCTTTTGGCGAAGCTTCTAAAAATCTGGTAAGAGCTTTAATAAAAGAAACATATGCAGCTGGAGGATATCCCTTTGTAACAAATAAAGATCAAGCTATATTAAGAGAATTGTTAAAAGGGTGCAGCACAGAGCAAATAGAAATGATGGCTAAATATGAATTAGAAAGAATGAAGGATATGGACGCATATATTGCTATCAGAGGAACTGATAATTCTACTGAACTATCAGATGTTCCTGCTGATAAAATGAAAATATATTCTGAATATTTTACCAACCCTGTACATTTAAAAGAAAGAGTAAATAACACTAAATGGGTAGTTCTAAGATATCCAAATAATTCTATGGCACAACTTGCTGGTACATCACTTGAAGCATTTGAAGATTTTTACTTTGATGTATGCTGTCTGGATTATTCTAAAATGGAAAAAGCTATGGAATCTTTATCAATTCTTTTAAATAAAACTGATAAGGTAAGAATAAAAGGAAATGGTACTGATATCTCTTTTTCCATCAAAAATATTCCAAATGTAAAATGTTATGGACTTAGAAATATTCCCGATGGAGAAGTATATACTGCTCCTGTCAAAGACAGTGTCAATGGAATTATTTCATATAATACACCATCTAACTATCAAGGATTTACATTTGAAAATGTAACTTTTGAATTTAAAGATGGAAAAATAATAAAAGCTACAAGTAATGACAATGAAAAAATCAATCAAATTTTAGATACTGATGAAGGAGCAAGATATATAGGAGAATTTGCTATTGGTGTTAATCCATATGTTTTAAAACCTATGAAAGATACTCTTTTTGATGAAAAAATAGCTGGAAGTATCCACTTTACACCTGGACAGGCTTACAAGGCTGCTGACAATGGAAATAAATCAAGTATCCACTGGGATCTTGTTTTAATTCAAAGAGAAGAATGGGGTGGAGGAGAAATCTGGTTTGATGATGTTCTAATCAGAAAAGACGGCATCTTTGTTCTTGATGAGTTGAAAGTATTAAACCCAGAGAACTTAAAATAA
- a CDS encoding potassium-tellurite ethidium and proflavin transporter, giving the protein MKKVIHKFRDMPVALTGLALGISGISGALSTFLGEIPIYIGDFISFFLVAVIFIKDCLHFDQLKNELKHPTLGSFIPTMDMTLMVLAGFIANYYLTLGRVLWLIAIAVHIIFCFIFFYHRVKSFDLDHVIPSWFIPPVGIVVACVSGASMNFPNLTHIIFYIGFILYLIMLPIMMYRIIFIEPIDDGRLPTFAIMAAPPSLCLAGYLTVFSNPSEIIVYILLPLAIFMTLLVYVSFFRILRISFNPSYASFTFPLAIGATAVLKYSNYLYTLNSRHYILWHNIGLFLSLSAALIITVVFIKMIHYVRKFIIYAA; this is encoded by the coding sequence ATGAAAAAGGTAATTCATAAGTTTAGAGATATGCCTGTAGCACTTACTGGACTTGCTCTTGGAATATCAGGTATATCAGGAGCACTTAGTACATTTTTAGGGGAAATTCCCATCTACATTGGAGATTTTATTTCTTTTTTTCTAGTAGCAGTGATTTTTATTAAAGACTGCCTTCATTTCGACCAATTGAAAAATGAATTAAAGCACCCAACACTAGGAAGTTTTATTCCTACTATGGATATGACTTTAATGGTACTAGCAGGATTTATTGCCAATTATTATTTGACTCTTGGAAGAGTTTTATGGCTGATTGCAATAGCAGTTCATATTATATTTTGCTTTATCTTTTTTTATCATAGGGTAAAAAGCTTTGACTTGGATCATGTTATTCCTAGCTGGTTCATTCCACCAGTTGGAATAGTGGTAGCTTGTGTTTCAGGAGCCAGCATGAATTTTCCTAATCTTACACATATAATATTTTATATTGGATTTATTTTATACCTGATTATGCTTCCAATTATGATGTATAGAATAATATTTATAGAACCTATAGATGATGGAAGACTTCCAACTTTTGCAATAATGGCAGCTCCTCCTAGTCTATGTCTTGCAGGATATCTTACAGTATTCAGCAATCCTTCTGAAATTATAGTGTACATACTTTTACCACTGGCTATATTTATGACACTTCTTGTGTATGTATCTTTTTTCAGAATACTAAGAATTTCTTTTAATCCAAGCTATGCTTCATTTACATTTCCATTGGCAATAGGTGCAACAGCTGTATTAAAATATTCAAATTATCTTTATACTTTAAACAGCAGACATTATATACTATGGCATAATATTGGATTATTTTTATCTTTAAGTGCTGCTTTAATAATTACTGTTGTCTTTATCAAGATGATTCACTATGTCAGAAAATTTATAATTTATGCTGCATAA
- a CDS encoding conjugal transfer surface exclusion protein TraT gives MKKYFLIVITLMLLLLSGCSSLETAIKKRNLATETKLSETIWLNPENIMDKTVFVQVKNTSTNNLEVENEIKNTLIAKGYKIVSVPKNANYWLQVNILQLGKMDLKDSEAALNGLAGAGIGAAIGGYNTGSVNTAVGWGIVGGAIGVLSDALVEDSYYTMITDILVSEKTNTKVSKLSINATTQGTQGRNIYATEDSGDMNKYQTRVVSTANKMNLEFTEAEPQLKNELIKTISNIF, from the coding sequence ATGAAAAAATATTTTCTAATAGTGATAACTCTTATGTTATTACTTTTATCTGGGTGTAGTTCTCTAGAAACAGCCATAAAGAAAAGAAATTTAGCTACTGAAACTAAACTTTCTGAAACAATATGGTTGAACCCAGAAAACATAATGGACAAGACAGTTTTTGTACAGGTAAAAAATACTTCAACTAACAATTTAGAAGTAGAAAATGAAATAAAAAATACTCTAATTGCAAAAGGGTATAAAATAGTTTCTGTTCCTAAAAATGCTAATTACTGGCTGCAGGTAAATATCTTGCAACTAGGTAAAATGGATTTGAAAGACTCTGAAGCTGCTTTAAATGGGCTGGCTGGAGCTGGAATAGGTGCTGCTATTGGAGGATACAATACTGGATCGGTTAATACTGCTGTAGGTTGGGGAATTGTTGGAGGAGCAATTGGAGTTCTTTCAGATGCTCTTGTTGAAGACAGCTACTACACTATGATAACTGATATTTTAGTTAGTGAAAAAACAAACACTAAAGTCAGCAAACTTTCTATAAATGCAACTACTCAAGGTACTCAAGGAAGAAATATTTATGCAACTGAAGACAGTGGAGATATGAATAAATATCAGACAAGAGTTGTAAGTACTGCTAATAAAATGAATCTTGAATTTACTGAAGCTGAGCCTCAATTGAAAAATGAGCTTATAAAAACTATCAGCAACATATTCTAA